Proteins encoded in a region of the Thermodesulfobacteriota bacterium genome:
- a CDS encoding tetratricopeptide repeat protein codes for MEATLSRREGVVVGFFWIVVVAVGLLVAYQAVTGGASRQERAAHAEAQTEVLEKKIANLEAAARANPNNLQGLVTLGDAYLDSRRGQDALRVFLQAETIAPDDVHVLSDLGTIYQQSGRVDEALAKFGRIVELDPSQVSARVHLGLLYQSTGNAQKALETFKAALALNPEPRYAEMIRSQITKLESEHGK; via the coding sequence GTGGAGGCGACGTTGAGCCGGCGCGAGGGCGTGGTGGTGGGGTTCTTCTGGATCGTGGTGGTGGCCGTCGGGTTGCTCGTCGCCTACCAGGCGGTGACCGGAGGGGCGTCCCGTCAAGAGCGGGCCGCCCACGCCGAGGCCCAGACCGAGGTCCTGGAGAAGAAGATCGCCAACCTGGAGGCGGCGGCCCGGGCCAACCCCAACAACCTGCAAGGCCTGGTCACCCTGGGCGACGCGTACCTGGACTCCCGCCGGGGCCAGGACGCCCTGCGCGTGTTCTTGCAAGCCGAGACGATCGCTCCCGACGACGTCCACGTCCTGAGCGACCTCGGCACGATCTACCAGCAGTCCGGCCGGGTCGATGAGGCGCTGGCCAAGTTCGGCCGGATCGTGGAGCTCGACCCGAGCCAGGTGAGCGCCCGGGTGCACCTGGGGCTCCTCTACCAGAGCACCGGAAACGCCCAGAAGGCCCTGGAGACCTTCAAGGCCGCCCTGGCCCTGAACCCCGAGCCCCGCTACGCCGAGATGATCCGCAGCCAGATCACCAAGCTCGAGTCCGAGCACGGGAAGTAG